From a single Thioalbus denitrificans genomic region:
- a CDS encoding ethylbenzene dehydrogenase-related protein, translating into MGEPSTKRGLWSRRTLFGATLGAALVFMILGVIFWGGFNTAMEATNNMEFCISCHEMEENVYQEYRGTVHDANRSGVRAGCPDCHVPRPWIHKVVRKIQASNEIYHKIMGTVSTPEKFAANRLTMAKRVWAAMKKTDSRECRNCHDITAMNPVNQKPRARQQHLNAMERGQTCIDCHKGIAHKPVHTQLTDAELEALEKPNPDFIRPIPTSYTAGLERVEAAEAEAKAKAQEARQREREAQAAMKAEQEARMAAAVAAAIEAYKAGQAGAAVAAPAAAAAADGGFGIDWSDVPGREVVLFYPGQSSMEWILNGRDHSGKRAFEAGDRCFDCHDKEAADIGRKIVTGEKLEPQPIEGKRGSIPVTVQAAHDAENLYLRFQWEDTPHVPVPFVEGGKMDPENPVKLALMLATDEVEYADRAGCWGTCHHDLRSMPDEASPEATKYLTESRTEIEIRGRGDKPRGGWDKRKGEAEMAAELEAGHFMDLLRFKSGAGAAEDGHVLADRVMEGGQGTAMSGRLENGVWTVTVKRKLATGAPGDVALEPGRLYNIGFAIHDDYSAARWHHVSVGYKLGFDNPDAEINAVQREARAMAAPAPVAAAAPATAAPAAVGGDVAAGVDWSKAGEREVVLFYPGQSSMEWILNGRDHSGKRAFEAGDRCFDCHDKEAADIGRKIVTGEKLEPQPIEGKRGSIPVTVQAAHDAENLYLRFQWEDTPHVPVPFVEGGKMDPENPVKLALMLATDEVEYADRAGCWGTCHHDLRSMPDEASPEATKYLTESRTEIEIRGRGDKPRGGWDKRKGEAEMAAELEAGHFMDLLRFKSGAGAAEDGHVLADRVMEGGQGTAMSGRLENGVWTVTVKRKLATGAPGDVALEPGRLYNIGFAIHDDYSAARWHHVSVGYKLG; encoded by the coding sequence ATGGGCGAACCGTCAACCAAGCGGGGACTCTGGTCACGCAGGACACTCTTCGGTGCGACGCTCGGCGCCGCCCTGGTGTTCATGATCCTGGGTGTGATCTTCTGGGGCGGCTTCAACACCGCCATGGAGGCCACCAACAACATGGAATTCTGCATCTCCTGTCACGAGATGGAGGAGAACGTCTACCAGGAGTACCGGGGAACGGTGCACGACGCCAACCGCAGCGGCGTGCGCGCCGGTTGTCCCGACTGCCATGTGCCGCGGCCCTGGATCCACAAGGTGGTGCGCAAGATCCAGGCGAGCAACGAGATCTACCACAAGATCATGGGAACGGTCTCCACCCCGGAGAAGTTCGCGGCGAACCGGTTGACCATGGCCAAGCGGGTCTGGGCGGCGATGAAGAAGACCGACTCGCGCGAGTGCCGCAACTGCCACGACATCACCGCCATGAACCCGGTGAACCAGAAGCCCCGGGCGCGGCAGCAGCACCTCAACGCCATGGAGCGCGGCCAGACCTGCATCGACTGCCACAAGGGCATCGCCCACAAGCCGGTGCATACCCAGCTCACCGACGCCGAGCTGGAGGCGCTGGAAAAACCCAACCCCGATTTCATCCGCCCGATCCCGACGAGCTATACCGCCGGCCTCGAGCGGGTCGAGGCCGCCGAGGCCGAGGCGAAGGCCAAGGCGCAGGAGGCCCGCCAGCGCGAGCGCGAGGCCCAGGCGGCCATGAAGGCCGAGCAGGAGGCGCGCATGGCCGCCGCGGTCGCCGCGGCCATCGAGGCCTACAAGGCCGGCCAGGCGGGAGCCGCGGTGGCGGCGCCGGCCGCTGCCGCGGCGGCCGACGGCGGCTTCGGCATCGACTGGAGCGACGTGCCCGGCCGCGAGGTGGTGCTGTTCTACCCGGGGCAGTCGTCGATGGAGTGGATCCTGAACGGCCGGGATCACAGCGGCAAGCGCGCCTTCGAGGCGGGCGATCGCTGCTTCGACTGCCACGACAAGGAGGCGGCGGACATCGGCCGCAAGATTGTCACCGGCGAGAAGCTGGAGCCGCAGCCCATCGAGGGCAAGCGCGGCAGCATCCCGGTGACGGTGCAGGCGGCCCACGACGCCGAGAACCTCTACCTGCGCTTCCAGTGGGAGGACACCCCGCATGTGCCGGTGCCCTTCGTCGAGGGCGGCAAGATGGACCCGGAGAACCCGGTGAAGCTGGCGCTGATGCTCGCCACCGACGAGGTGGAGTACGCCGACCGGGCCGGCTGCTGGGGCACCTGCCACCACGACCTGCGCAGCATGCCGGACGAGGCGAGCCCGGAGGCCACCAAGTACCTGACCGAGAGCCGCACGGAGATCGAGATCCGGGGCCGAGGCGACAAGCCCCGCGGCGGCTGGGACAAGCGCAAGGGCGAGGCGGAGATGGCCGCCGAACTGGAGGCGGGCCACTTCATGGACCTGCTGCGGTTCAAGTCCGGGGCCGGCGCGGCCGAGGACGGCCACGTGCTGGCGGACCGGGTGATGGAGGGTGGCCAGGGCACGGCGATGAGCGGGCGGCTGGAGAACGGCGTGTGGACGGTGACGGTGAAGCGCAAGCTGGCCACCGGCGCGCCGGGCGACGTGGCGCTGGAGCCGGGCAGGCTCTACAACATCGGCTTCGCCATCCATGATGATTACAGCGCCGCCCGCTGGCACCACGTGTCGGTGGGCTACAAGCTGGGGTTCGACAACCCCGACGCCGAGATCAATGCCGTGCAGCGCGAGGCCCGGGCGATGGCGGCCCCGGCGCCCGTGGCTGCGGCGGCACCCGCCACGGCGGCACCCGCGGCGGTGGGGGGTGACGTGGCCGCCGGCGTCGACTGGTCGAAGGCCGGCGAGCGCGAGGTGGTGCTGTTCTACCCGGGGCAGTCGTCGATGGAGTGGATCCTGAACGGCCGGGATCACAGCGGCAAGCGCGCCTTCGAGGCGGGCGATCGCTGCTTCGACTGCCACGACAAGGAGGCGGCGGACATCGGCCGCAAGATCGTCACCGGCGAGAAGCTGGAGCCGCAGCCCATCGAGGGCAAGCGCGGCAGCATCCCGGTGACGGTGCAGGCGGCCCACGACGCCGAGAACCTCTACCTGCGCTTCCAGTGGGAGGACACCCCGCATGTGCCGGTGCCCTTCGTCGAGGGCGGCAAGATGGACCCGGAGAACCCGGTGAAGCTGGCGCTGATGCTCGCCACCGACGAGGTGGAGTACGCCGACCGGGCCGGCTGCTGGGGCACCTGCCACCACGACCTGCGCAGCATGCCGGACGAGGCGAGCCCGGAGGCCACCAAGTACCTGACCGAGAGCCGCACGGAGATCGAGATCCGGGGCCGAGGCGACAAGCCCCGCGGCGGCTGGGACAAGCGCAAGGGCGAGGCGGAGATGGCCGCCGAACTGGAGGCGGGCCACTTCATGGACCTGCTGCGGTTCAAGTCCGGGGCCGGCGCGGCCGAGGACGGCCACGTGCTGGCGGACCGGGTGATGGAGGGTGGCCAGGGCACGGCGATGAGCGGGCGGCTGGAGAACGGCGTGTGGACGGTGACGGTGAAGCGCAAGCTGGCCACCGGCGCGCCGGGCGACGTGGCGCTGGAGCCGGGCAGGCTCTACAACATCGGCTTCGCCATCCATGATGATTACAGCGCCGCCCGCTGGCACCACGTGTCGGTGGGCTACAAGCTGGGG
- a CDS encoding cupredoxin domain-containing protein: MIRMSPTLLCGMLLVLATGVRAGGEPVEITIRDYAFQPAAITVPAGTTVRWVNREKRQYHSVWFEALGEPEPDYIFPEESYERSFDSPGEFPYRCGPHPEMRGMVTVSE; encoded by the coding sequence ATGATCAGAATGTCTCCGACACTGCTGTGCGGGATGCTGCTGGTACTCGCCACCGGGGTCCGGGCCGGTGGTGAGCCGGTGGAGATCACCATTCGCGACTACGCGTTCCAGCCCGCGGCGATCACCGTGCCGGCCGGCACCACGGTGCGCTGGGTCAACCGGGAGAAGCGCCAGTATCACAGCGTCTGGTTCGAGGCGCTGGGCGAGCCGGAGCCCGACTACATCTTCCCGGAGGAGTCCTACGAGCGCAGCTTCGACTCGCCGGGCGAATTTCCCTACCGCTGCGGACCCCATCCGGAGATGCGCGGCATGGTAACGGTGAGCGAGTGA
- a CDS encoding c-type cytochrome: MIPLRLARPGVALLLLGIAAAGVAGPAPARQAELLHMLRHDCGSCHGMTLRGGLGPPLLPETLGPKDPDTLTATVLHGRLGTPMPPWRGILTADEAAWLVKILREGVPDAP; this comes from the coding sequence ATGATCCCGTTGCGACTTGCCCGCCCGGGCGTCGCCCTGCTGCTGCTCGGCATCGCGGCCGCCGGCGTGGCCGGGCCGGCGCCGGCCCGGCAGGCGGAGCTGCTGCACATGCTGCGCCACGACTGCGGCTCCTGCCACGGCATGACCCTGCGCGGCGGGCTGGGACCGCCGCTGCTGCCCGAAACCCTCGGTCCGAAGGACCCCGACACGCTCACCGCCACGGTCCTCCATGGCCGGCTGGGCACACCCATGCCGCCCTGGCGCGGCATCCTGACCGCCGACGAGGCGGCCTGGCTGGTGAAGATTCTGCGCGAAGGAGTTCCCGATGCCCCGTAA
- a CDS encoding cytochrome D1 domain-containing protein, translated as MTALSLAVGLGLGGVAMQAGAADAPTLSKDDFEKAKTLYFQRCAGCHGVLRKGATGKNLEPENTMKLGQDRLERIITLGTEGGMNNFDDIMPKEDISLLATYIQMDPPKPPEMSLALMKERTKVYVDPKDYPAKPLHDRNWENFFLVIERDVGKVAVVDGDKHEIVAHIDTGYAVHVIKALEHSTVSKAENPGRFWYTMGRDGKLNKIDLWQTPDKMLVAETQIAYDARDVAISGDGKYVVGGAYWPPHFVIVDAMTMEPLKVVSSRGVNVDGDYVEESRVAAVYDTPNETSWLVSMKELGQMWQVDYSDIDNLRIEKIDSAKFLHDGFFDPTGRYFQIAANASNKMVVVDTKERKLEAMIDVGKLPHPGPGANWNDPKCGPVGGTTHLGEGTVTVWGNDPAGHPDQAWKVCYTVETDGPGLFIRTHPNSQYVWADQTKHPEPEVQQTIQVFDKDTHEIVKSIRITDKPGYAAVHTEFNADGTEVWVSVWNRKDSKEPNGEIVIFDAKTLEEKGRIKGFYAPTGKFNVHNRVEHVT; from the coding sequence ATGACCGCGTTGAGTCTGGCCGTCGGGCTGGGCCTCGGCGGCGTTGCGATGCAGGCCGGTGCCGCGGATGCACCCACGCTTTCCAAGGACGATTTCGAAAAGGCGAAGACACTCTACTTCCAGCGTTGCGCCGGTTGTCATGGCGTGCTTCGCAAGGGCGCCACCGGCAAGAACCTGGAGCCCGAAAACACCATGAAGCTCGGCCAGGACCGACTCGAGCGCATCATCACCCTCGGCACCGAGGGCGGCATGAACAACTTCGACGACATCATGCCGAAGGAGGACATCAGCCTCCTCGCCACCTACATCCAGATGGATCCGCCGAAGCCGCCGGAGATGTCCCTGGCCCTGATGAAGGAGCGGACCAAGGTCTACGTGGACCCGAAGGACTATCCCGCCAAGCCGCTGCATGACCGCAACTGGGAGAACTTCTTCCTGGTCATCGAGCGCGACGTGGGCAAGGTTGCGGTGGTGGACGGCGACAAGCACGAGATCGTCGCCCACATCGACACCGGCTACGCCGTGCACGTGATCAAGGCCCTGGAGCACTCCACGGTCTCCAAGGCCGAGAACCCGGGCCGGTTCTGGTACACCATGGGCCGCGACGGCAAGCTCAACAAGATCGATCTGTGGCAGACCCCGGACAAGATGCTGGTCGCGGAGACCCAGATCGCCTATGACGCCCGCGACGTGGCCATCTCCGGCGACGGCAAATACGTGGTGGGCGGCGCCTACTGGCCGCCGCATTTCGTGATTGTCGACGCCATGACCATGGAGCCGCTGAAGGTGGTCTCCTCCCGCGGGGTGAACGTGGATGGCGACTACGTGGAGGAGTCCCGCGTCGCCGCGGTCTACGACACGCCCAACGAGACCTCCTGGCTGGTCTCGATGAAGGAGCTGGGCCAGATGTGGCAGGTGGACTACAGCGACATCGACAACCTGCGCATCGAGAAGATCGACTCGGCCAAGTTCCTCCACGACGGTTTCTTCGATCCCACCGGCCGCTACTTCCAGATCGCCGCCAACGCCTCCAACAAGATGGTGGTGGTGGACACCAAGGAGCGCAAGCTCGAGGCCATGATCGACGTGGGCAAGCTGCCCCATCCCGGCCCCGGCGCCAACTGGAACGATCCGAAATGCGGTCCCGTCGGCGGCACCACCCACCTGGGCGAGGGCACCGTGACCGTGTGGGGCAACGATCCGGCCGGCCATCCCGACCAGGCCTGGAAGGTCTGCTACACGGTGGAGACCGACGGCCCCGGCCTGTTCATCCGCACCCATCCCAACAGCCAGTACGTCTGGGCGGACCAGACCAAGCATCCCGAGCCCGAGGTGCAGCAGACGATCCAGGTGTTCGACAAGGACACCCACGAAATCGTCAAGAGCATCCGCATCACCGACAAGCCCGGCTACGCCGCGGTGCATACGGAGTTCAACGCCGACGGGACCGAGGTCTGGGTGTCGGTCTGGAACCGCAAGGACAGCAAGGAGCCCAATGGCGAGATCGTCATCTTCGATGCCAAGACCCTGGAGGAGAAGGGGCGCATCAAGGGCTTCTACGCACCTACCGGCAAGTTCAACGTCCACAACCGCGTGGAACACGTCACCTGA